TATTATTTATAGCTATTATTTAATAAATAATATTTAATTGCCATTATTTAATAATAATAAACTATAATTTATTAAATCTTAAAAGCAAGGGGTATATTTTGAAAATCTATTTTTTTGTCATGCCTTTTATAATAATTTTTACTCTAACTACTTGCAACTCAGATCTTGATTTATTTCCAAAAACAGGAATAGTAGGCTTGCGCAACTTTCTTGGTAGCTTAGAGCCAAAAGCGATAGAAAAACTTAAAAATGCTTTAATAAATGAGCTAAGAAAAAAAGCTTCCAATATTAAACCCATATTAGATATACACAATAATGATACCTGGATCGAAGATAGTACTCAATTTGGAATGAAAGGAAATGGCAAGGCATTTGATATGATTGACAATAAGGCAAATACTCAAAAAGTAAGTAATAATATAAATAAATCAGTTAGAAGGCAATTTTATTTAGCTTTGGAATACGATGAGAAAACAATTAAAGACTTAGGAGCAGTTCTTAACCAAATAACAGCAACTATTACTCATAGAAACAATACGCTGCTTACCAAGATCACAAATGCAGCAATAATATACTCTTCCAACTATTTTGAACTTGCATTCACAGCGCTCATTAATAAAAAGGATCAACTTGAATCTTTAAATCTTAATACTCTCCTCTTCCTTAAAGAAGCATTTGATATACTTGAAAGGATAAGAAATAATTGGAAACAAACTGTAAAAAAGCTTACCAATGATTACATTAATGATAAAAATAATATTAGAACTAACAAAACTAAAATTATATCCCACATAACTCATAACTATAGATCGAACTTTACAACCGCAATTAATAGAATTGATACAATAAGTAGTAACATTGCAATAATCTTAAAAGAACTTAGATAAACGATGGGGTTAAGCAGAGACATTTAAGAAAGATATATTACATATTTCAAATAATAACCTGATTATTTAACTTTTCCTATTGATATTCAAAATTAAATCAATATAATAAATAATAATTATCAATTAATAATAAGCATTGTTATAAAATAAATTAATACCGCATTTAATTTTAAAAACAAGGGGAACACTTTGAAAAATTATTTTTCTGCAACATTGATTTTCATAACCTTTATTCTA
The nucleotide sequence above comes from Borrelia hermsii DAH. Encoded proteins:
- a CDS encoding complement regulator-acquiring protein, with product MKIYFFVMPFIIIFTLTTCNSDLDLFPKTGIVGLRNFLGSLEPKAIEKLKNALINELRKKASNIKPILDIHNNDTWIEDSTQFGMKGNGKAFDMIDNKANTQKVSNNINKSVRRQFYLALEYDEKTIKDLGAVLNQITATITHRNNTLLTKITNAAIIYSSNYFELAFTALINKKDQLESLNLNTLLFLKEAFDILERIRNNWKQTVKKLTNDYINDKNNIRTNKTKIISHITHNYRSNFTTAINRIDTISSNIAIILKELR